One Glaciihabitans arcticus DNA window includes the following coding sequences:
- the recA gene encoding recombinase RecA: MASAADREKALDTALAQIDRQFGKGSVMRLGSDERAPVAVIPTGSIALDVALGIGGLPRGRIVEIYGPESSGKTTLTLHAIANAQRNGGIAAFIDAEHALDPEYAQKLGVDIDSLLVSQPDTGEQALEIADMLVRSGSIDLIVIDSVAALVPRAEIEGEMGDTHVGLQARLMSQALRKLTGGLSQTNTTMIFINQLREKIGVFFGSPETTAGGKALKFYASVRLDIRRIETLKDGTEAVGNRTRVKVVKNKMAPPFKQAEFDILYGVGISREGSLIDFGVEHEIVRKSGAWYTYDGDQLGQGKENSRNFLLANPEIALEIEQKIMRKLGVGAEAKEQNAKIAADAAKAEIAAEAAAKKAAKAPASKAPADLPVLQTAVGE, from the coding sequence ATGGCATCAGCAGCAGACCGCGAAAAGGCCCTCGACACCGCCCTCGCCCAGATCGACCGCCAGTTCGGCAAAGGTTCGGTCATGCGCCTCGGCAGCGACGAACGAGCGCCCGTAGCCGTCATCCCGACAGGCTCCATTGCGCTGGATGTCGCGCTCGGCATTGGCGGACTCCCGCGCGGCCGCATCGTCGAGATCTACGGCCCTGAGTCGTCGGGTAAGACAACCCTGACCCTGCACGCGATCGCCAACGCCCAGCGCAATGGTGGAATCGCAGCCTTCATCGACGCGGAGCACGCCCTCGACCCCGAGTACGCGCAGAAGCTCGGCGTCGACATCGACTCGCTCCTCGTCTCGCAGCCTGACACGGGTGAGCAGGCGCTCGAGATCGCCGACATGCTCGTGCGTTCGGGATCCATCGACCTCATCGTCATCGACTCCGTCGCAGCACTCGTGCCCCGCGCCGAGATCGAGGGCGAGATGGGTGACACCCACGTTGGTCTCCAGGCGCGCCTCATGTCGCAGGCGCTGCGCAAGCTCACCGGTGGCCTCAGCCAGACCAACACCACGATGATCTTCATCAACCAGCTGCGCGAGAAGATCGGTGTCTTCTTCGGAAGCCCCGAGACCACCGCGGGTGGAAAGGCGCTCAAGTTCTATGCGTCGGTCCGCCTCGACATCCGTCGCATCGAGACGCTGAAGGACGGCACCGAGGCAGTCGGTAACCGCACCCGCGTCAAGGTCGTCAAGAACAAGATGGCGCCGCCCTTCAAGCAGGCCGAGTTCGACATCCTCTACGGTGTCGGAATCTCCCGCGAAGGCAGCCTGATCGACTTCGGTGTCGAGCACGAGATCGTGCGTAAGTCCGGCGCCTGGTACACCTACGACGGTGACCAGCTCGGACAGGGCAAGGAGAACTCGCGCAACTTCCTGCTCGCGAACCCCGAGATCGCCCTCGAGATCGAGCAGAAGATCATGCGCAAGCTCGGTGTCGGTGCAGAGGCGAAGGAACAGAACGCCAAGATCGCCGCCGACGCCGCCAAAGCAGAGATCGCTGCGGAGGCCGCGGCCAAGAAGGCAGCAAAGGCGCCCGCGTCCAAGGCTCCCGCTGACCTGCCGGTTCTCCAGACCGCAGTAGGCGAGTAG
- a CDS encoding ATP-binding domain-containing protein — MDAAGRPRRHPNAGNSWRRRHARWLRKQLAAPDGSGGKVRWYSIFKFKGLESDAIIITDVNPAAVAFADTHALNLPDMMYVGMTRAKYHCVVLDSAEVLAKQLA, encoded by the coding sequence GTGGACGCGGCCGGGCGTCCTCGTCGCCATCCAAATGCTGGCAACAGCTGGCGGCGGAGACATGCGCGCTGGCTGCGCAAGCAGCTCGCCGCACCGGACGGCTCGGGCGGCAAAGTGCGCTGGTACTCGATCTTCAAGTTCAAGGGCCTCGAATCGGACGCGATCATCATCACCGACGTGAACCCGGCCGCGGTCGCGTTCGCCGACACGCACGCGCTGAACCTGCCAGACATGATGTACGTCGGGATGACCCGCGCCAAATATCACTGTGTGGTGCTGGATTCGGCGGAGGTGTTGGCTAAGCAGCTCGCTTAG
- a CDS encoding DUF3046 domain-containing protein translates to MRVSEFWTAVSDEFGELYGRVLTSDLVLSAVGGMTAVQAIKAGVAPREIWLALCEASEVPESRRYGVGQREPKE, encoded by the coding sequence ATGCGCGTGAGTGAGTTCTGGACGGCGGTCTCCGACGAGTTCGGCGAACTGTACGGACGCGTGCTCACGAGCGACCTGGTGCTGAGTGCCGTCGGCGGCATGACCGCCGTGCAGGCGATCAAGGCCGGGGTTGCGCCGCGCGAAATCTGGCTCGCCCTCTGTGAGGCGTCGGAGGTTCCCGAGTCGCGGCGCTACGGCGTGGGGCAGCGCGAGCCCAAGGAATAG
- the miaA gene encoding tRNA (adenosine(37)-N6)-dimethylallyltransferase MiaA, giving the protein MTVLVTIVGATGTGKSGLSLDLAEALAKSGKSAEIINADAMQLYRGMDIGTAKLSEGERRGIPHHMLDVLDPSEEASVAAFQVDALAAIAGVEERGAIPILVGGSGLYVSSVIYDFQFPGTDAAIRARLEDELIATGPGMLYQQLLQKDPAAAEAIGPSNGRRLVRALEVIEMTGEPFGSGLPDENAYWRDTVVFGLAAPREELVPRLNERVVQMWRDGLLGEAERLQQQIIGVTAARAIGYAQAFAQLRGELPQEDAIEQTAALTRRYARRQVGWFRRYPGTTWLDAGDPRNVESAVAAIVAA; this is encoded by the coding sequence CTGACCGTGCTCGTCACCATCGTCGGCGCAACCGGCACCGGCAAGTCGGGGCTGTCGCTCGACTTAGCCGAGGCGTTAGCGAAAAGCGGCAAATCCGCCGAGATCATCAACGCCGACGCGATGCAGCTCTACCGCGGGATGGACATCGGCACAGCGAAGTTATCCGAGGGGGAGCGCCGTGGCATCCCGCACCACATGCTGGATGTGCTGGATCCCAGCGAGGAGGCGAGCGTCGCCGCGTTCCAGGTGGACGCGCTTGCGGCCATCGCGGGTGTGGAGGAGCGTGGCGCCATCCCGATTCTGGTGGGCGGTTCGGGCCTGTATGTGTCGAGTGTGATCTACGACTTCCAGTTTCCGGGAACGGATGCCGCGATTCGCGCGCGGCTCGAGGACGAGCTCATCGCGACCGGGCCGGGGATGCTCTACCAGCAGCTGCTGCAGAAGGACCCGGCGGCGGCGGAGGCGATCGGCCCGAGTAACGGGCGGCGGCTGGTGCGCGCGCTCGAGGTGATCGAGATGACGGGGGAGCCGTTCGGGTCGGGGCTGCCCGACGAGAACGCGTACTGGCGCGACACCGTTGTGTTCGGGCTGGCCGCGCCGCGCGAGGAGCTCGTGCCGCGGCTGAACGAGCGGGTCGTGCAGATGTGGCGCGATGGGCTGCTCGGAGAGGCCGAGCGATTACAGCAGCAGATCATCGGCGTTACCGCAGCCCGCGCGATCGGCTATGCGCAGGCATTCGCCCAACTCAGAGGCGAGTTACCCCAAGAAGACGCCATCGAGCAGACCGCCGCCCTCACGAGGCGCTACGCGCGGCGGCAGGTCGGCTGGTTCCGCCGCTACCCGGGCACGACCTGGCTCGACGCCGGCGACCCGCGAAACGTCGAGTCGGCGGTGGCCGCTATCGTGGCCGCATGA
- a CDS encoding helix-turn-helix domain-containing protein — MVLVRQEIGDVLRDFRLQKGRTLRQVASRASVALGYLSEVERGQKEASSEILASVADALDTPISVIMREVGDRLAVIEGVVFETVSSIPDTLPDDLVAEFDSELVSR, encoded by the coding sequence ATGGTTCTAGTTCGTCAGGAAATCGGAGACGTGCTCCGCGACTTCCGTTTGCAGAAAGGCCGCACCCTGCGTCAGGTTGCGTCGCGCGCGAGCGTTGCACTCGGATACCTGAGCGAGGTGGAGCGTGGCCAGAAAGAGGCAAGCTCCGAGATCCTCGCCTCGGTGGCAGATGCTCTCGATACTCCTATCTCCGTCATCATGCGCGAGGTCGGCGACCGCCTGGCCGTCATCGAAGGCGTTGTCTTCGAGACCGTCTCGTCGATACCCGACACTCTGCCCGACGACCTCGTGGCCGAGTTCGATTCGGAGCTCGTCAGCCGCTGA
- a CDS encoding regulatory protein RecX, with protein sequence MTSDGLAKVSYLFGPPPGAEEEQAEASPAEASSSGNDGWFEETAEEPEPLPPVATSARERAWIRTEATPERTAPRSSGPVFTEEPVPAAPARTDLSKLPNFIQNPAAPTRVARDVPEDDFAEPEQPTKAELKTERRASNVSLNALARKGMSMKEMQKLLERREMEPEVIESEIARLEGVGLLDDAALAENLVRTLQDRKGLGKSAIMAELRRRQVGDEAITASLEDFDVDDELERAIEVATKRAGQLRSYDDETAKRRLSAYLQRRGYGGSVLSAAMKAAFEPGSGRGPRFS encoded by the coding sequence GTGACCTCCGACGGGCTGGCCAAAGTCAGCTACCTCTTCGGCCCACCCCCCGGTGCCGAAGAAGAGCAGGCCGAGGCCAGCCCGGCGGAGGCATCCTCCTCCGGCAACGATGGTTGGTTTGAAGAGACCGCCGAAGAGCCGGAACCCCTGCCTCCGGTCGCAACCAGCGCTCGCGAGCGCGCCTGGATCCGCACCGAGGCTACGCCCGAGCGCACTGCGCCCCGCTCGTCCGGCCCCGTCTTCACCGAAGAGCCGGTACCTGCAGCCCCGGCCCGCACCGACCTGAGCAAGCTGCCCAACTTCATCCAGAACCCGGCAGCGCCCACGAGGGTCGCGCGCGATGTCCCTGAAGACGACTTCGCCGAGCCGGAGCAGCCGACCAAGGCCGAACTCAAGACCGAGCGTCGCGCCAGCAACGTCAGCCTCAACGCACTCGCCCGCAAGGGCATGTCGATGAAGGAGATGCAGAAGCTGCTCGAGCGCCGCGAGATGGAGCCCGAGGTCATCGAGTCCGAGATCGCTCGCCTCGAAGGAGTCGGTCTGCTCGACGACGCAGCCCTCGCCGAGAACCTGGTCCGCACGCTGCAGGACCGCAAGGGCCTCGGCAAGTCGGCGATCATGGCCGAGCTCCGCCGCCGCCAGGTCGGTGACGAGGCCATAACCGCGTCCCTCGAAGACTTCGACGTCGACGATGAGCTGGAGCGTGCCATCGAGGTCGCCACGAAGCGCGCCGGCCAGCTCCGCTCCTACGACGACGAAACCGCCAAGCGTCGCCTCAGCGCCTACCTCCAGCGTCGCGGCTACGGCGGCTCCGTCCTCTCCGCAGCGATGAAGGCCGCCTTCGAGCCGGGCTCCGGCCGCGGCCCCCGCTTCAGCTAG
- a CDS encoding putative quinol monooxygenase: MTFANVGTLGAVPGGRDELVTHLTQRSDALASIGCLAYEVGVNDEEPNTVFVVELWESAEAHRASLQLPEVQALIHAARPLLSGEFGGFRFDVVGSPLRD, translated from the coding sequence ATGACTTTTGCGAACGTGGGCACGCTTGGCGCCGTCCCGGGCGGGCGCGACGAGCTGGTGACTCATCTGACCCAGCGCAGCGACGCGCTGGCAAGCATCGGCTGCCTCGCCTACGAGGTGGGCGTGAACGACGAGGAGCCGAACACGGTGTTCGTCGTCGAGCTGTGGGAGAGCGCGGAGGCACACCGGGCGTCGCTGCAGCTGCCGGAGGTGCAGGCGTTGATCCACGCGGCGCGTCCGCTGCTGTCGGGGGAGTTCGGCGGGTTCCGCTTCGACGTGGTCGGGTCGCCGCTCCGCGACTGA
- a CDS encoding GmrSD restriction endonuclease domain-containing protein produces MPQRLLVPLFQRPYVWSEEAQWQPLWDDIRRLVERRIDGDQNATHFLGAVVLQQQANHVGALAVRTVIDGQQRLTTLQLLLDAVHGQFENRGFDGLARQIADLVENAEHFREQPEDRYKVWPTNRDRGAFNEVMSAANPVDYSALGVTDSRMIKAHRYFSSVVGEWLDTDDAAHRASHLAVVITGQLQLVAIELQYDEDAQEIFETLNARGTPLTPADLIKNFVFQRLDASPDATELAYRNNWAEFETPFWEQDVQTGRVTYSRSSLFLNQWLIATTFENVAAREVFSQFKRFVIEGDVQMTELLPRIREAADKYGDMVRKAADRTSPLSRLELFVYRTGNLESEIVKPLLIWLDAPAQVDVPVGQVHKTLDVVESWLVRRALVRAKSQGTNNLLVDFLGHLNEQPHATIGDAAEEYFARQTGPVSFWPDDAEVRRELSSLQIYRRLRRGRLRMILEAAEDHARGWTGTNPKHEQPVIREVCTVEHVMPQDWRKHWSNGVSPEQETERDRLVQTLGNLTLITQSLNSQVSNGPWLGDKGKRAGLNANTSLLITRAIVDGSPESWTEVDIQRRTEALISSILEIWPVPNGHVTASAQHVERARSRVEVADLVRAGLVPVGTTLHARPASHAGKTCMVSDDGRLFIDDVPYMTLSGAARAVTGSQSEAGWWFWLTQANGDRSMVDVRREYLEGFEDVTDSVVEEEEED; encoded by the coding sequence ATGCCGCAACGCCTGCTTGTGCCGCTTTTCCAGCGACCGTACGTGTGGTCGGAGGAAGCACAGTGGCAGCCGTTGTGGGACGACATCCGACGGCTCGTGGAGCGCCGAATCGATGGTGACCAGAACGCTACCCACTTCTTGGGCGCTGTTGTTCTCCAGCAGCAGGCGAACCATGTCGGTGCTCTCGCAGTCCGCACTGTCATCGACGGACAGCAACGCCTCACTACGCTCCAGCTGTTACTCGACGCTGTGCACGGCCAGTTTGAGAATCGTGGGTTCGATGGACTTGCACGACAAATTGCTGACCTCGTGGAGAACGCCGAGCACTTTCGCGAGCAGCCCGAAGATCGATACAAGGTTTGGCCGACGAATCGGGATCGCGGGGCGTTCAATGAAGTGATGTCGGCCGCGAATCCAGTCGATTACTCTGCGCTTGGCGTTACCGATTCACGAATGATCAAAGCCCATCGCTACTTCTCCAGCGTCGTGGGCGAATGGCTAGACACCGACGACGCGGCACACCGCGCTTCTCATCTCGCAGTCGTCATAACTGGTCAGCTCCAGCTGGTGGCAATAGAGCTGCAGTATGACGAAGACGCACAAGAGATCTTTGAGACCTTGAACGCTCGAGGGACTCCCCTGACTCCTGCCGACCTCATCAAGAACTTCGTGTTTCAGAGACTCGACGCGTCGCCGGATGCCACAGAGCTCGCCTACCGGAACAACTGGGCAGAATTCGAGACACCGTTCTGGGAGCAGGACGTGCAGACGGGTCGTGTGACGTATAGCCGAAGCTCTCTTTTCCTGAACCAGTGGCTCATCGCAACGACATTCGAGAACGTCGCTGCTCGCGAAGTGTTCTCGCAGTTCAAGAGGTTTGTCATTGAGGGCGACGTTCAGATGACGGAGTTGCTCCCTCGCATTCGCGAAGCTGCGGATAAGTATGGAGACATGGTCCGGAAGGCTGCAGACCGCACCAGCCCACTGTCCCGCCTTGAACTCTTCGTCTACCGAACGGGCAACCTTGAGTCGGAAATCGTGAAGCCACTACTCATCTGGCTCGATGCACCGGCCCAAGTCGACGTTCCCGTCGGGCAGGTCCATAAGACTCTTGACGTGGTTGAGAGTTGGCTTGTTCGTCGGGCCCTTGTTCGGGCTAAGAGCCAGGGAACCAATAACCTCCTCGTTGACTTCCTCGGGCATCTCAACGAGCAGCCTCATGCGACGATTGGTGACGCCGCCGAAGAATACTTCGCAAGGCAAACCGGCCCGGTCTCCTTCTGGCCCGATGATGCCGAAGTCCGTCGAGAACTCTCGTCACTTCAGATCTACCGACGCCTACGTCGCGGTCGGCTGCGAATGATTCTCGAAGCCGCCGAAGACCACGCCCGCGGATGGACGGGGACGAACCCCAAGCATGAGCAGCCGGTGATCCGCGAGGTCTGCACTGTCGAGCACGTGATGCCGCAGGACTGGCGCAAGCATTGGTCTAATGGCGTCAGTCCTGAGCAGGAGACCGAGCGTGACCGCCTCGTTCAGACACTGGGCAACCTCACCCTCATCACCCAATCGCTCAACAGCCAGGTCTCGAACGGGCCGTGGTTGGGAGATAAGGGAAAGCGCGCGGGCTTGAACGCGAATACCTCTCTCTTGATAACTCGGGCGATCGTGGATGGCTCACCCGAGTCGTGGACGGAGGTCGACATCCAGAGGCGCACCGAAGCCCTCATCTCAAGCATTCTCGAGATCTGGCCGGTTCCAAACGGGCACGTGACCGCCAGCGCACAGCATGTCGAGCGCGCTCGTTCACGCGTCGAAGTCGCTGATCTGGTTCGTGCCGGGCTGGTTCCCGTCGGAACGACGCTCCATGCTCGACCCGCATCCCATGCAGGAAAGACGTGCATGGTTAGCGACGACGGTCGGCTCTTTATCGATGATGTGCCGTACATGACCCTCAGTGGAGCGGCACGAGCCGTAACAGGTTCGCAGTCCGAAGCCGGGTGGTGGTTTTGGCTCACACAAGCCAATGGTGACCGCTCGATGGTTGATGTCCGCCGCGAGTATTTGGAGGGTTTCGAGGACGTAACTGACTCGGTCGTCGAGGAAGAAGAAGAAGACTAA
- the miaB gene encoding tRNA (N6-isopentenyl adenosine(37)-C2)-methylthiotransferase MiaB, with product MTLLEAPALPGATEKPRTYEVRTFGCQMNVHDSERLSGSLEAAGYTRADGQEADIVVINTCAVRENADNKLYGTLGMLADIKRHHEGMQIAVGGCLAQKDKNVILEKAPWVDVVFGTHNMGALPTLLERARHNGEAQLEILESLDIFPSTLPTRRESTYSGWVSISVGCNNTCTFCIVPALRGKEKDRRPGEVLAEIQALVDDGAIEVTLLGQNVNSYGVEFGDRQAFSKLLRAAGQIEGLERIRFTSPHPAAFTDDVIDAMAQTPNVMPQLHMPLQSGSDAILKAMKRSYRSTKFLGILDRVRAQIPHAAISTDIIVGFPGETEEDFQETLRVVEESRFASAFTFQYSIRPGTPAATMDNQIPKAVVQERYERLTALQDHISREENQKQVGRTVEVLVSATEGRKAAERNRMSGRAEDSRLVHFDVPAGSETPRPGDIVSVTITEAASFHLVADAAPGQQLTIRRTRSGDAWDRAEAESCAVPAPSADGKKTVSLGLPSLRVGPPATVSTIPIYDVTDGQR from the coding sequence ATGACCCTGCTCGAAGCACCCGCCCTGCCCGGCGCAACGGAGAAGCCCCGCACCTACGAGGTGCGCACCTTCGGCTGCCAGATGAACGTCCACGACTCCGAGCGTCTCAGCGGCTCCCTTGAGGCGGCCGGCTATACCCGGGCAGACGGGCAAGAGGCTGACATCGTCGTCATCAACACCTGCGCCGTGCGCGAGAACGCCGACAACAAGCTCTACGGAACCCTCGGCATGCTCGCCGACATCAAGCGCCACCACGAGGGCATGCAGATCGCGGTCGGCGGATGCCTCGCCCAGAAGGACAAGAACGTCATCCTCGAGAAGGCACCCTGGGTCGACGTCGTCTTCGGCACTCACAACATGGGCGCCCTGCCCACCCTGCTCGAGCGAGCGCGCCACAACGGTGAGGCTCAGCTCGAGATCCTCGAGTCGCTCGACATCTTCCCCTCCACCCTGCCCACGCGTCGCGAGTCCACCTACAGCGGCTGGGTCTCCATCTCCGTCGGCTGCAACAACACCTGCACCTTCTGCATCGTGCCCGCCCTCCGCGGCAAGGAGAAGGACCGCCGCCCCGGCGAGGTGCTCGCCGAGATCCAAGCGCTGGTGGATGACGGTGCCATCGAAGTCACGCTCCTCGGACAGAACGTCAACTCCTACGGCGTCGAGTTCGGCGACCGTCAGGCGTTCAGCAAGCTCCTCCGCGCCGCCGGCCAGATCGAGGGACTCGAGCGAATTCGCTTCACCAGCCCGCACCCCGCCGCCTTCACCGACGACGTCATCGACGCCATGGCACAGACGCCGAACGTGATGCCGCAGCTGCACATGCCGCTGCAGTCCGGATCCGACGCCATCCTCAAGGCGATGAAGCGCAGCTACCGCTCGACCAAGTTCCTCGGCATCCTTGACCGGGTGCGCGCGCAGATCCCGCACGCCGCCATCTCCACCGACATCATCGTCGGCTTCCCGGGCGAGACCGAGGAGGACTTCCAGGAGACCCTGCGCGTTGTGGAGGAGTCGAGGTTTGCCTCCGCATTCACCTTCCAGTACTCCATCCGCCCGGGCACGCCCGCCGCGACCATGGACAACCAGATCCCCAAGGCGGTTGTGCAGGAGAGGTACGAGCGCCTCACCGCCCTGCAGGACCACATCTCCCGCGAGGAAAACCAGAAGCAGGTCGGCCGCACCGTCGAGGTCCTGGTGTCCGCGACCGAGGGCCGCAAGGCCGCCGAGCGCAACCGCATGTCCGGCCGCGCCGAAGACTCCCGCCTCGTCCACTTCGACGTGCCTGCAGGCAGCGAGACCCCGCGCCCGGGCGACATCGTGAGCGTCACCATTACCGAGGCGGCGAGCTTCCATCTGGTGGCGGATGCCGCACCTGGCCAGCAGCTCACCATCCGCCGCACGCGCTCCGGTGACGCCTGGGATCGCGCGGAGGCCGAGTCCTGCGCCGTGCCCGCCCCGAGCGCCGACGGCAAGAAAACGGTAAGCCTTGGCTTGCCGAGCCTGCGCGTCGGACCGCCCGCGACCGTGAGCACGATCCCGATCTACGACGTCACCGACGGCCAGCGCTGA
- the pgsA gene encoding CDP-diacylglycerol--glycerol-3-phosphate 3-phosphatidyltransferase: MRGRVLSAGDTPASNANIANIITVIRILLAPLFIWLLLVDNGQLGVERWLAAGLFIFAIATDSLDGILARGRNLITNVGIILDPIADKVLTLGALIGLSILGELWWWVTIIIVVRELGITIFRFAVLSKRVIPASRGGKLKTIVQSVAISLFLTPLWVFLGDWVLWLNWVAMAAAFVLTVYTGIDYLVQAYKQNRSSRV; this comes from the coding sequence GAGCAACGCGAACATCGCGAACATCATCACGGTGATCCGCATCCTGCTTGCACCGCTCTTCATCTGGCTGCTGCTGGTCGACAACGGGCAGCTGGGGGTCGAGCGTTGGCTCGCTGCCGGCCTCTTCATCTTCGCGATCGCGACGGACAGCCTCGACGGCATCCTCGCCCGCGGCCGCAACCTGATCACGAATGTCGGCATCATCCTCGACCCGATCGCTGACAAGGTGCTGACCCTCGGTGCGCTCATCGGGCTGTCGATCCTGGGGGAGCTGTGGTGGTGGGTGACCATCATCATCGTCGTGCGCGAGCTCGGCATCACCATCTTCCGGTTCGCTGTGCTGAGCAAGCGCGTCATCCCGGCCTCCCGCGGCGGCAAGCTGAAGACGATCGTGCAGTCGGTCGCCATCTCCCTGTTCCTCACCCCGCTCTGGGTGTTCCTGGGCGACTGGGTGCTGTGGCTCAACTGGGTCGCTATGGCCGCAGCCTTCGTGCTGACCGTCTACACCGGCATCGACTACCTCGTGCAGGCGTACAAGCAGAACCGTTCTTCTCGTGTCTGA
- the dapF gene encoding diaminopimelate epimerase: MSTTIHFTKGHGTGNDFVLFSDPDGEIDLSAAQLAAIADRHFGVGADGVLRAVRSKNLADGAAALAEDADAEWFMDYHNSDGTVSEMCGNGIRVFTRYLIDKGLATLEPGETLPIGTRSGVRDVQRNLSGYQVDLGRWRLDGGEPLVRARNLDVQRPGLGINVGNPHVVVALASDEELDGVDLGYIPILEPVPDDGANVEFVVPADPLVVDGVGHIRMRVHERGSGETLSCGTGAAAAALAVRHWAGAGAPNQWKVQVPGGTVGVRMFPTEDGEHVSLSGPAELVYSGSLTL, encoded by the coding sequence GTGAGCACCACCATCCACTTCACCAAAGGCCACGGCACCGGCAACGACTTCGTGCTGTTCAGCGACCCGGACGGCGAGATCGACCTGAGCGCCGCGCAGCTGGCCGCGATCGCCGACCGCCACTTCGGTGTCGGTGCGGATGGCGTGCTGCGCGCGGTGCGCTCCAAGAACCTGGCCGACGGTGCGGCGGCTCTCGCCGAGGACGCCGACGCCGAGTGGTTCATGGATTACCACAACTCCGACGGCACGGTCTCGGAGATGTGCGGCAACGGCATCCGCGTCTTCACCCGCTACCTGATCGACAAGGGCCTCGCGACGCTCGAGCCGGGGGAGACCCTGCCGATCGGCACCCGCAGTGGTGTTCGGGATGTGCAGCGCAATCTCTCCGGCTACCAGGTCGACCTAGGCCGATGGCGCCTCGACGGCGGCGAGCCGCTGGTGCGCGCCCGCAACCTGGACGTGCAGCGCCCTGGCCTCGGCATCAACGTCGGCAACCCGCACGTTGTGGTGGCGCTGGCCAGCGACGAGGAGCTCGACGGTGTCGACCTCGGCTACATCCCGATTCTTGAGCCGGTTCCGGATGACGGTGCCAACGTCGAGTTCGTCGTCCCCGCCGACCCCCTCGTGGTGGACGGCGTCGGGCACATTCGCATGAGGGTGCACGAGCGCGGCTCTGGCGAAACTCTGAGCTGCGGAACGGGTGCTGCGGCTGCGGCCCTGGCGGTCCGTCACTGGGCAGGCGCCGGCGCCCCCAACCAGTGGAAGGTGCAGGTTCCGGGAGGAACGGTCGGCGTGCGAATGTTCCCCACGGAGGACGGCGAGCACGTCTCGCTTTCCGGCCCGGCCGAGCTCGTATACAGCGGTTCGCTGACCCTTTAG
- a CDS encoding CinA family protein: MSDLAADLIATLTERGLTVAVAESLTGGLLVAELIRPAGASAVVRGGIVAYNTELKASLLAVDVSVLAVHGPVHPDVARQMAAGVRSALTVDGLPADIGIATTGVAGPDPQGGQPVGTVFVAIAIGIEIHVLELALEGDREAIRSAVVYESLLELTRLLTISD, encoded by the coding sequence GTGTCTGACCTTGCTGCCGACCTGATCGCCACGCTCACCGAGCGCGGTCTCACCGTCGCGGTGGCGGAGTCGCTTACGGGCGGCCTGCTCGTGGCTGAGCTGATCAGACCTGCCGGTGCCTCGGCGGTGGTTCGGGGCGGAATCGTCGCGTACAACACCGAGCTCAAGGCCAGCCTGCTCGCGGTCGACGTGAGTGTTCTCGCTGTGCATGGGCCGGTGCATCCCGATGTCGCACGACAGATGGCGGCAGGCGTACGTTCGGCCCTCACGGTCGACGGTCTGCCGGCCGACATCGGCATCGCCACGACCGGAGTCGCCGGCCCCGACCCGCAGGGCGGGCAGCCGGTCGGCACGGTCTTCGTCGCAATCGCCATTGGAATCGAGATCCACGTGCTGGAACTTGCCCTCGAGGGGGACCGCGAGGCCATCCGATCGGCCGTCGTCTACGAATCATTGTTAGAGCTCACGAGACTGCTGACTATCTCGGATTAG